Genomic DNA from Cydia fagiglandana chromosome 3, ilCydFagi1.1, whole genome shotgun sequence:
acgtatcagtattgcgatacagcgggcaaatgccgccagcatccttggtacaatgcctcagaggcctattttagatttaagctagttattaatttcgtttagttttaccactgtatatatattgtatttaagtaattaattctCAGAAAGTTGGAAAACATTTTAATACCTTTATTTGGCCCTAAATGCgtataatccgagtttgctccattccaggagttGTGGAAAAATATTTGCTCTTTTTCGTAAATAAGATGATTTCCAGCTTgttgggaattaattcctggaaaaaatctaatttgtcAGGCTGATAATACACTcaatatatcatcatcatcatcaactcagccataagacgtccactgctgaacataggccccccttcatgatggggggtgaatgccataatcgccacgcttggcaggcgggttggcgatcgcagtcgagtacaccgaatttgagggacgctgctgcccgtccaccgtaatttaagtaattaattctCAGAAAGTTGGAAAACATTTTAATACCTTTATTTGGCCCTAAATGCgtataatccgagtttgctccattccaggagttGTGGAAAAATATTTGCTCTTTTTCGTAAATAAGATGATTTCCAGCTTgttgggaattaattcctggaaaaaatctaatttgacaGGCTGATAATACACTcaatatatcatcatcatcatcaactcagccataagacgtccactgctgaacataggccccccttcatgatggggggtgaatgccataatcgccacgcttggcaggcgggttggcgatcgcagtcgagtacaccgaatttgagggacgctgctgcccgtccaccggtggtcttggacgtggtttaaggacatacccgggtcctcaATATATAACCAATAGCAATATACCATCATAGTTAGGCTTGAGTTAGgtcaaatgataattatattgACTCAGACAGTGCACTCATACATCGACATTGTTGTCATTAACCCAAAAGGTTACATTGATTATAACGATATGAAATATTCAATAGTGAAATTGTGGACACTCATGCAATTGAAGAATGCATTTACGTAGATATTAATGACAGTGACCTAAAAGCAAACTTCCATATTTACGTAAATTACATATAGAATTAATGTATgttctaaattaattaatgtaaTCAAGTTTTTTGTAATTACGAATACAGTCTGAATTAGTTTAAATCGTTATCTTTAAATTAGATTACTTTTGCCTAATCGTGTTaacaaagtaataaaaaaatatatctatttGTCGAACCGTTACGTACAAAATTTCACCGCAATCGGTTTAGAGATGCGACGCGGGTTCAGTTTGACACACGAAAGCAGTTTTGCCCAAGTAGAAACAGAGACGATTTGCGCTTGCTCAGCCGacagtttttacaagcttttatttagtttcctCTGTGAAAAAACAACGCAACCTCATCTGACAAGCTCCTGTCAGATGAGTAATCTGTTGAATGTTAAAAGAAAAGTGCCTACAGTTAGCTATCTCTTCTTCTAAGtcggtccctcactgctgaggatcgtgactccgcttgctaatttttcctatgGCAGCTCTCCACTTCTCCCTGTCGGTTGATTTGTGGAAAGTGTTGCTTAGTGTGATGACCATCTGGGCGGATTTTTGTTCACACTATCTCATTGGACTTGATCCCATTCCCATCACCACAAGTCTCTCCAGTTGTCAGGGTCTGTGACGAATGTGACCGAAGTATCTCAGTACTCGTTGAAGACAGATGGCTATAGAATCATGTATTAAAAACGAAATGAAAAAACTTATATTAAAGTAATATGTATTGTTTATAATTCCAGGTTACCTTCAACAAGCGCAAGTTCGGAGTGATGAAGAAGGCGTACGAGCTGAGCGTTCTCTGCGACTGCGAGATTGCTCTCATCATCTTTAGCTCTAACAACAAACTCTACCAGTATGCGAGCACGGATATGGATAAGGTAAGCAACATCTTATTATTTCTGGCGTTCTTTTATTTCGTCTAGTATATGATTAATATTTTCTTTACACTTGCCATCTTCAtttaaaaaaaccttaaaatatTCTACAATAGTCtgtactgtacagtcacctgcaataacatgttactcttcgaaggccgcaaaaatatgtgacacgctgttacggctctacaaataagattgtgtcagatatttttgcggccttggttgtgttacatattattgcaggtgactgtactactgTGCATTGACTTTGACGGAATGAAGTGTGACAGTATACAATTTGACGTTATTGACATTTCCACCCTCCGTCATCGTTATTTCAAAgtctgtgcagagttagcttggtgtAATTTATTTACGATGTTATTTTAACATTACTTTGCCAAGTCGTAGACATTCAAGGATATGATAAAAAACTATAACAGAGTATTATgaataatttaaatacctaacatGTAATTTAGTTTAGCTTTCTTATGTAGCGTCCAAGTTCTTAACCTTTAAGGCATAGAAATGTCTAtcgtacttatatttttgccgCAAATCATTTTGATGCTTCTGAATGTTCTGACGTTTGTCAATAAATTATATAGTcacaccaaacaaagtctgcagcggatttgatagcccacgcagtgtaagtgttatgtatacgtcataatttcatagaagtttgacgtttaaaatgacactttcactgcgtgggctatcaaaatcgctgcagactttttacggtctgactttatGAAAATACCTGTTTTGTGCTACTATTTACacgttaatatttaaaataaattgttcaATCTTTTGAATGCAAGCAAATGACATAAGAAATTATACGAGAAACTTGAAAGAGCACAATACTATGTTGTGAATTCCACAATAAAATCTTGTTTTAGCTCAAATGTTACCAATCATCTACAtttagcattaaatattagcaTCTTACCGTGAATTTACttgacaaaaaaataaacaacacCATGCTACTATTATTATTGCTATATATCTAGGTATGAAAGAAATACTGCCGTATtctaacttcaagatattcacaagagacgacgcgtactagatccattctagatacgttatagtttagatatcaactagttcttttttgcagcttaattcgggcaaccaatgtcactttaacgttagatagagtaagatatctattagatgtgaattggatctctaagttatatcctgtagaaatcgttcaagagtatctccagaatcgcgtaaatgtcaaatttgacaggttagatcttaaacatatcgtcatcgtatcttggtgatgtttaaaagatactaatagatgtctatttcaaaatccgaatcgggcccatagttacCTACCGATCgttagtaggtatattttatcagACTGTTTACGCAGccacttacttatttatttgctaaaaacaaAACTGGTTTCGATTTCTTGTTCTCATTTTTACTCGAGCCTGCGTTTAGGAATTAGCTTCTAGGTATAATTAATTATGAGTTAAAGAAGGTCATGTATTACTTTGTATCTAACTAGTATTACATCTCAATCCAAACTGCAATCCAAACTGGTTTCTCTATCCAACTTATtgtattagattttttttatcatttatttacatacaatacatatacagtggtacaactaaacgaaattaataactagcttaaatctaaaataggcccctgaggcattgtaccaaggatgctggcggcatttccccgctgtatcgcaatactgatacattgtgcgaggtagccgccagctctatTAGATTAGTTATGTACCATAGGTTCTCTTGAACTAAGTGTCAATACCATTTAAGCCCGatttttttacgttagataTCGATAAAATTTGGCTAGTTTGAAAACTTTCTCATTCTGGGTGGAATGAATACTAAATtccaatttttaatgaaaaacatgtaggtatatattttaaattccgTTGTGTTACGAAAATACCATACATGAGACGAAAACAAAGCGACAAAAAATAAATTGCGGCCCTTGAAGAGTCGTCATGTGTATTGTTTTAAACAAGTTTAAAAACTGTACGAATTCGCAgtggaaaaatatattattaatcatttattcgttgCAAGTATGGTGTTACAGATGTTTTTAAATAGAGGAAGTACCTATAATCATACCCTACTAGGGCGCAGCAACatattacctacatttatttatttatttattttaatctttattgcacaatacatgaaggcacaaatggcggacttaatgccttaaggcattctctaccagtcaaccaatgggtCAAACCAGAAAGATTAAGTAGGTGCAGTGTCTTTAAAGTAAAAGAATTTGTAAACAAGACTCTATATGAATATAAACTATGTTGATAAACTTACACATATACTTAATACAAATAgacttacatacataatatacataattatataccttgTGTGAATCATTATGTTGACGAAGAAGAAAGTTTGTCAAGGAAATATTTGCGCAGCATGTGCTTGAATGTGAATTTGGTCTGCGCTTGTCTGATAGAGAGTGGGAGACCGTTCCAAAGCCTGATAGCCTGGACAGTGAAAGAATTGGACATGAAACCCGTTCGATGTTGGGGGACAATGAGCTTAAGGCTACGGGAAGAGCGGAGATCTGTGCCTGGACGTGGGGtaacaaatttaaatttcgaGCGGAGATACTCTGGGGCGGACGGATCAAACAAGATTGAGTAGAGAGTACACAGAATACGAAGGGACCTACGATCTCGTATAGGGAGCCAATTAAGTTTTCTACGAAAGGCAGAGATATGGTCATACTTACGAAGTCCAAACACGAACCGAATGCAGCTATTAAGTAGCCGGtcaaatttatttaaagaatCTAGTCTTCATGTTGGGGGTACCGTCTACCGTGGAGTTGAGAAGTTTCGGTACCTGGGATGCACTgttaccgacacaaacaccagagaggaggagatcaacatacgcatccaaaacgccctgcggtgcagtgcagccctccacaaagtgttggtgtccaggcttctcagcaaacatacaaagttacggatatataaaaccgttatacggcctatcctaatgtatggctgtgaggcctggtccctaacactaaaagaagaaggtcagctcctggtagcagagagaaaagtttttcgcaagatcctgggacctattcagagagatgacggcacctggaaaaatgccgagatcgaggagttagtggccgaacccaatatcatcggcgaaacgaaagcgcacagacttcgctggttcggtcacctactcagaatgggagaggatcgggctgtcaagaaggcgttcttgggacgaccgactggtagccgtccagtgggtcggcccaggtatcgctgggaagacagtgtggcggcggatctgcttcagcttcgcgtcagtaactggcaggaagttgcgcaggatcgggacaggtggcacgctctcgtttcggaggccaagattctctttggatcgctgagccaaaatagttagtagttagttagttttagttaaaACTCTTGGCCTTCTTACAATATTAAAGGACACTTCGTTAGTTGTTGTAaaatttcgataaaaaattcAATTAAGTTACTTAATCATTGAAAACATATGTCTGGTCACGTGTCGTTCACATGGTTAGCAAACAGATTGTAGGTTTTAATCTCAATCGAGTTGGAAACACAATTGTTATAATATCTAGCCGGATGTCTTGTttgaattatatttaattgcCACGGTGGTATTGATTTCCAAGCTGTTCAAACAAGGTTCAACCTGAGTGACGAACGTCGGATGTAACGACAatctaaattattaataaaatgaaataatgatATAGAATTTGATGTTGATAAATTATggtgcaataaatatttttatgtataaaGCAATtagtaatttataaaaaaaatattcatgattttgtccttaatataaaatatgcaAAGTATTTATTCATATCGTACACTATACGCTGCTCGTGAGATAGGTACTGAATTTTAATCAAAACGATTATTATTTCAAATAGGTAACATTCGCATTAATCTTCCTTTTAGACCAAAATACCAATAGACTTTTTAAAAACTTACTTATAAAACATGcttgcaaataaaaaaatctatagtttgatatgtaaaaaagactccttttctatttttgtacTTACCAATTGTGGTGGGCcaagatttaaatttaaaatagatgCTTTTGCGTCACTTGGATGTAATGGAAAATAACTGCAGTATACTTTTGattcatatatgtataatgtcaCTTGAAGTATATGTCTAAAATCACCATAacatttgtttataaaaacaagtTAGGTATGTTTAGCTCGTGTGCTATAAACTTAAGTATGTAACCCCGTTGTATTGTTATCCCAGTGTCTtgattttatgtaattttcgtCACCATCATAATAATCTATACcttaaaggtttttttttattctgaaATAAAAAGTACACTTATTCCTAACTTCTTGGattatgtttattgtttacatAAACACCCGATGAATTCTGCATAGTAAATAATATTGcgtataggtacttaatcttaataattacttattgttttttattcctAGTTCCTTAATAGTATAGTTTACGTTAAAGAAAAGCATTAAAATAGGAGTGTGGGTTTAAAAAACGTacgaaatgagtttcataaaaggatcacacgagtaaCATACTTTTTGCAACTTACCTTAGATAAGTCACTAATAACGTATTTATCTTTCAGGTCCTACTAAAATACACTGAATACAACGAGCCCCACGAATCGCTGACCAACCGCAACATCATCGAGGTACATAAAGTACGGCGTCATCTGTGTGCCAGTGATCGCAATGCAATGTCCATGCAAAATGACTTACCCCTTAACCGCGTGCTTATACTTACACAAACCTAATGCAATTAATACACCAGTAGAATCCCCAGTAGACCCGACCATATGTACCGTAATATCTTAATCCTCCAACGTGTTTAAAGGGTACCACTGAAAGATTATAGCCACTAGATAAACACCAAGTCGAGCAGCATGCGCGTAACATCCTGTTAAACCCCAACCAGACACCAAGTTTATACATACTAACAATTTATAACATGACTAGATacccaaaatatttatgttattttttccTTGTACAGCATgggtttttataaatatttttgtgtttACTTGAGCTAACCGGCCGCTACCTGGCTCGAGGGTGAAGTCAGTTGCATCATTGCATTCGACACTACACACAAATGTACGCTAAAAAGTTTCACAAATTTACTTAGTAATACCGCTTTGTAGACTATTGAAGCACTTTTTGATTTTAACCCTCCACTACATACAAAATtagtaacaatatttttattaaagattTTTTCAGATATAACATTAATGAAGACTAATAGTGTGTAACGAGGGTGTATTTAATGCATGGCTTATTTAATCAGTTAGCAGAATTATATTTTTGGCTCGTCAAGCCACCTGAGCTCGTTTCGCTGACACTTGCAGGCACTAACGAAGAAAGAGCATAAGAACGGAGTAATGTCACCGGACAGTCCCGAAGTTCCCGAATCTGAATACAACCTGACCCCCCGGACCGAAGCCAAATACTCGAAGATCGATGAGGAATTCCAGATCATGATGCAAAGGAACCAGTTGAACGGAAGTCGTGTCGGCGTTGGCGTTACTGGAAGTAACTACAATCTGCCTGTGAGCGTGCCGGTTGGGAGTTACGAGCAGTCTCTGTTGCAAGCTAGTCCTCAAATGCATACCTCTATCAGTCCACGGCCATCGTCTTCGGAAACCGATTCAGGTAATTATTACACTATAATATTCAAAATTTCAAACTGTTCCGATATCCGATGtcgtgcataattgttttccatcgtattttctggGAGACTGACGgcaatagcaagacacgttcgtacgtttccgtgaaaataccaTGGAAAACAtctgcactacatctgtagattTCATTGCTATGACACGAGTCAGTTAGAAATGGCAGCGTCGAGGACATGAAATATGTCAAAACAAAGTGTTTTGAGGGTGACAGGTGCTTTGATAGTGACAGATGCTTTTGCAAGTACTCTGACATTTCAGTGCTATCTTTTCTGAAAACCTCCTCAAAGTGAGGGCATAGCCATAGCCATGATGAAAATCATTTATTgacaaacgccaatcgaaataTTCGACGAAAATTCACGTCATAATCTCCATATTCTTTAGGCATATAAGTAACGATTGActatacatcggtggaccttatgccttttgtaataaggtccacggatgtacagttaggagattttttcaaggtaattgaatataattcgcgttagacccgtctataatgtgagttaatatgtaggAGATTTGCTGTTTATACTTGATTGATTATTATTTACTCTCAACTTAACCCTCACTTGTTTCTTCCAGTATATCCAAGCGGCGGAATGCTCGAGATGTCAAACGGCTACCCAGGCTCAGGGTCCCCTCTGGGGGCGGGCTGCACCCCCTCCCCGTCGCCGGGGCCCGCGCCCTCCCCCCACCGGCACCCGCACAAGCCGCACGCGCACGCGCCGCCACCTCACCACTCGCCGCGGCATAATAACCTGCGCGTTGTCATACCTAACTCGATGCCACCGCCTCAGGATGATATATCATACTCTGGCGAAGTGAGTATCTTCGTCATCTCCTAAAACCCGTATTCGCCTAGAGCTGTAAAATTGAATAACGGATGACCCACGCTAAACCAGGCTGGtgctgggccggagcttccggcgcttcttTTCTACGGAAAGCGCTacatgatcaccgatcagccgtcatataaaatgacatgtcagatgcctcggcccgggcacggctcggtctagcgtgagtcatcacGGCTGAAATCTACGGCTCCGTCATTTAGAAAAATTTCCCAAAAACGGATCACCAATAAAATCTATTTATTATTGAACCttctcacaaaatttcacgaaaatCGGTTGAGAGTTGCGACCTGTAGGTAGAGTGGAACATCCATCAGGAGATGAAGCATATTTGCCCGAGCTAAAAGCAGACCTTCGCTAACACTCCGTAAAAATAACTCCCAAAGTCCTAACCACCACTGTGACAAGAGTGTCTGAATAAGAATATTATAAAACTCATATGCTGTTACTCTTTTCAGACACCACTAAGCTATTCAGGACTCGGAAACTTCGGACCACAGGACTTCAGCATGACCTCGGACATGGGGATCGGACTATCGTGGGGCGCGCACCAGCTACAGACACTACAACACAACAGGTACATGTCTGTGCCCAATTTTCATTCCTAATTATTTGCTTGTTAACAATAacggtaacattccatttctaaccgcagctgcactaccggtactgaacgcgtcgctgtcattgtcaatttccttagtaaaatgaacagtagtgcagctgtcgttggaaatggactgtcaccttaatacaATGGCCACTACAAGTTAGacgaagaaaagtctgcaacgattttgatagctcacgcagagcaagtgttatttatgcgtCAAAATTTCATAAACGTTTGAGTGCCAAAAACCCGATTATCGGGTATTctataagcttttatttaagtagCACCTGACccttgtctgtaatcaaatcttgcaagttaaatttgatccacttcccggtttccgattgagctaaaattttgcatacatacgtaagtcgggtgacaatgcaatattatggtgtcatcgagacctggtgatggagaccagaggtggccataggaactctgtgataaaacaacgaaacctaattgtgtatggggtttttagaattgtcgccatgagtattaattgcctgtggaaagaaaagtacagtcagcgataaaagcttgtaccaaaaacgaaattattgtaaaaaacttattatgatttcgttcccaggccggGCGAACCGTTCGTCAgaatcgtggtactactgctttatatatgacgaaattgttgtggcctggcgcgCACATCTTGTTTGGCTGTTgtgttaaaataacacttgcaatgctatcaaaatcgttgcagacttctcttggtctaactctagctttTAACTAACAGATGCTTTGAATTATGCAGCGTCATTAATTCACACtatttacaagtttttattaacttatttaaatgCTTGCTATTAGTATTAACTTTTCGTAGACGATTTTGGCGGTTTCAACTATtgtacaggtgcctgtagcgatatatctgatggcgacatcaatatctgaacgcgcattctaacgccttgacaatagaggcgtgttcagatatttgtgagcgccttgaccgcggctatatatctgatggcgactgtttttaaatgtatttttctcaaacatgcaatgaaatattgatgttatgttccttataataggctgcgaagtatgacgtttcaggtgcggctaggacaaaaggtcgataatggaatttcatacacatcttgcaggcctaggccggcaaagtcctcttttttaattttcatttcacagatattagtgacacagcatcgtggcattcatccattaaaaaaaactagaggcagtatttgctttatggttcgtaatgacactgccacgacgcctataaaaaaaaaacaaaaaacaatgtttgctataatttgcagttttatttgtataacatcaacatgaacttaaataatactttctataattttataattttaaattataaatttaactacacaaataaaaacatttaaaatatttcatctaaacgttagcggtaaaaaggtctactcaaacacgcgtagttatattttttaaattgttatggaggtaaagttgaaaaatattcattctgttttattggatttatggtgcgttgttgatttttagtgttccgtacaaaactttgtttacggaacacttatgggatcacttcggtcttgcaaatcagttaaatacgtttttctcagagaccgtttgacatagatacctaaaatttggaacagttatagcaattaccaccactcatattgtaaataagtcaaaactgcttatttcttattaaagggggaaatttagggggtagagaggggtaggctgaaacttttttcatttgtaagaatcgtgtggggtaccattagaaagcttgaaaaaaattgagtcgatggactgattttgacttcattttagactgcaatagttacgtcaaaaaacgcatttaaagttgcaagttttcatacaaaaaatttcacctctgtcctggcgattttcgcgaaaactatagctaataggcagctgaccagtcaatacccaacttaaagaagcatggagacggcgggaaaattatcagcttaactttatctttattagtttttcaactggagcctggtctttggttgcttagggctagctaactaatgcttacactggtcatttcaTATTACGCAGTAGCTTTAATGAGAaagatccttagttaaaactttggcattgaaatttatgacttatgtctttgacacaaagtttaattctgcttgcttatttttgtgggatatttaattttatctgaatagcctactataagtatgagagagatctacaaaatacaacCTTATTGTATtgcaaataaagtttaaatttcgaacgggctttccaaccaatggactaggtatctcaaaaatatgaaaaattcaaattaagaattccgttcttcactgtcgttgtgttttttttattcacaatatgacaCATAGAGTTTGTAaagcgtatagagataataaagtcatttaatatttatttacagctATGGCCTCATCTATAGATTtcattgagagtatctgattcgtcgaaacaatatacacaatattcggaAGGCTGAGCTCTGCGTAAGACCAATTCGAAGGTCCGAagcgcagtgttgccaactcggattttgaaaaactGCTAGActtatgtctagattatgccaaaattatgccaaagttttttgaaatatgctaaaaaaatgctaaaatgacaacttgaaattagatacttaaaacacatacatttttcaaatttgccgcctttttctactgacaagatctgcttgaccaactttatataatccgtcgacgtccatccgtccacaaaagtcaaaattcatatgaaaatatgaaccacataaggcgatggcgcatattgttgctgccaatttGGTGCAAACTttgcttagactaaattatgctaaaaaatatgccagatgctaaatggaaaattttggtgccaaagcaagtgaaaatatgccagatctggcatcaattatgccaagttggcaacactgccgaagcgtccgacagacgcttgcctcccgtaacttttccaagtatttcaaacatagatatataatatacaaagatTCCGTCTAAGCGAGCTGttactgttaccacttttgtttagtgtacgattaacaatgtggcccaccttgctgtagccatgtcgataaactatcgacatttcttgcaattttaattttacttcaaaggtttaacgatacttaaaatgaacaaaaacacttttatcgtttattgtggttatcagatcacaattttatcgtcacgcgtCACGccccccagcagggaaccaagggaaagttcagctattatttaattaaaatacataaatacctactaaaatatgtgttccgcaataattgaattattttattatatcataatatatttattatccattagcatttcaatgaTGTTTaggtttaacgaagatattgaagcttcaattaatcgctatttcgttccgccaggcgtgggcgtggctcactccgctttgctacaggtagctaaaagtacatccgttcgacccccattttggggtttgccataagctgcgcgtggcgctgtcgccatccagcggccatatctgtgctgatcgtgacagacgcgttttgttagagagtgagtcttctgtacctagtactattatttattctgcggttccgctgtgtagcgtttatcgatatataacattattaaaatcgagttttcacatccctaaaagacgtt
This window encodes:
- the LOC134679901 gene encoding myocyte-specific enhancer factor 2 isoform X8 — encoded protein: MGRKKIQISRITDERNRQVTFNKRKFGVMKKAYELSVLCDCEIALIIFSSNNKLYQYASTDMDKVLLKYTEYNEPHESLTNRNIIEKEHKNGVMSPDSPEVPESEYNLTPRTEAKYSKIDEEFQIMMQRNQLNGSRVGVGVTGSNYNLPVSVPVGSYEQSLLQASPQMHTSISPRPSSSETDSVYPSGGMLEMSNGYPGSGSPLGAGCTPSPSPGPAPSPHRHPHKPHAHAPPPHHSPRHNNLRVVIPNSMPPPQDDISYSGETPLSYSGLGNFGPQDFSMTSDMGIGLSWGAHQLQTLQHNRYISSLPVIGGGGTPPPAASPSNVKIKAEPVSPPRAPDHLHRAPPAPAPQPAHLSGVIDGSVTSSNMGSPGQDMRHVPLDYEQPHTKRPRIEGWAT
- the LOC134679901 gene encoding myocyte-specific enhancer factor 2 isoform X7 — protein: MGRKKIQISRITDERNRQVTFNKRKFGVMKKAYELSVLCDCEIALIIFSSNNKLYQYASTDMDKVLLKYTEYNEPHESLTNRNIIEALTKKEHKNGVMSPDSPEVPESEYNLTPRTEAKYSKIDEEFQIMMQRNQLNGSRVGVGVTGSNYNLPVSVPVGSYEQSLLQASPQMHTSISPRPSSSETDSVYPSGGMLEMSNGYPGSGSPLGAGCTPSPSPGPAPSPHRHPHKPHAHAPPPHHSPRHNNLRVVIPNSMPPPQDDISYSGETPLSYSGLGNFGPQDFSMTSDMGIGLSWGAHQLQTLQHNRYISSLPVIGGGGTPPPAASPSNVKIKAEPVSPPRAPDHLHRAPPAPAPQPAHLSGVIDGSVTSSNMGSPGQDMRHVPLDYEQPHTKRPRIEGWAT
- the LOC134679901 gene encoding myocyte-specific enhancer factor 2 isoform X4, translating into MGRKKIQISRITDERNRQVTFNKRKFGVMKKAYELSVLCDCEIALIIFSSNNKLYQYASTDMDKVLLKYTEYNEPHESLTNRNIIEKEHKNGVMSPDSPEVPESEYNLTPRTEAKYSKIDEEFQIMMQRNQLNGSRVGVGVTGSNYNLPVSVPVGSYEQSLLQASPQMHTSISPRPSSSETDSVYPSGGMLEMSNGYPGSGSPLGAGCTPSPSPGPAPSPHRHPHKPHAHAPPPHHSPRHNNLRVVIPNSMPPPQDDISYSGETPLSYSGLGNFGPQDFSMTSDMGIGLSWGAHQLQTLQHNRYISSLPVIGGGGTPPPAASPSNVKIKAEPVSPPRAPDHLHRAPPAPAPQPAHLSGVIDGVYSKPNRGLSYIPGSVTSSNMGSPGQDMRHVPLDYEQPHTKRPRIEGWAT